One window from the genome of Epinephelus fuscoguttatus linkage group LG3, E.fuscoguttatus.final_Chr_v1 encodes:
- the LOC125885756 gene encoding galanin receptor type 2-like — MDLSQYRPSDWSSVQPSFSPLLQYEDSQERLNHTYSFHSSIMLPSTFSSATASPHQPLPSVLPSSHIPYSSLISSPLFSTLSTPSSQQTSTSVYQPSTLSPFSSNDLAKLESMLLWTLHEPSTIALTIMYCLSFILGFVGNLMSLRVLTNRRSRRLAGVSATRSLLVNLAVCDLAVVLVCMPITLGIQIYTAWVYGDLLCRAVPFTQAVSVSASVLTLTVISVNRYYSVRSPLRARSMFTRRRILATVAVVWIVSSIMCAPIAVMNRRQDISFGTFAILVCQEDWPQHRLKQGYNVLLFVMLYCLPVTFNLTIGFLTGRRLWGGKKSTFADLDPRSQALHTSRLKTRQKIAKMVVCLVLLFAVSWLPLYLVDLWIDCNQSPPSWLLQTRPFAQWLGLTNSSLNPICYCFIGDLYRSAKVIRMRYYQKVAALFGSSSFTSSAAVASPASVITDTKATVAEHHHIAAVAVAASAPIVTIPRLLSLARGQGLGQKVGDSSDSQAGSDHSISDWCRSSPSVCDSSLFPCQLRTIQHSIQRADILPTRRHSVNENAGSLPLGNDFVEVDMLPLRRHSGDRIYGLSADKRDVITIGRDALCYTEQHRGRTLQTYTLVGHREDENTDMTTL; from the exons ATGGATCTGTCCCAGTACCGTCCGTCTGACTGGAGCTCAGTCCAGCCAAGCTTCTCTCCACTGCTGCAGTACGAAGACTCTCAGGAAAGACTCAACCACACCTACAGTTTCCACAGCTCGATAATGCTGCCCTCCACTTTCAGTTCTGCCACCGCCTCCCCGCATCAGCCTCTGCCCTCTGTGCTGCCCTCCTCCCACATACCTTACTCCTCCCTCATCTCCTCCCCTTTGTTCTCCACCCTCTCGACCCCATCCTCTCAACAAACATCCACTTCTGTCTACCAACCCTCCACCTTGTCCCCCTTTTCTTCAAATGACTTGGCCAAACTGGAGAGCATGCTGCTCTGGACTCTCCATGAGCCCAGCACCATCGCTCTGACCATCATGTACTGTCTGTCGTTCATTTTGGGATTTGTTGGGAATTTAATGTCCCTGCGCGTTCTTACCAATAGGAGGAGCCGGCGGCTGGCTGGTGTCAGCGCCACGCGCAGTCTCCTGGTCAACCTGGCGGTGTGTGACCTGGCTGTGGTGTTAGTGTGCATGCCCATCACCCTGGGAATCCAGATCTACACCGCCTGGGTCTACGGCGACCTCCTTTGTCGAGCAGTGCCCTTCACACAAGCTGTGTCAGTCTCAGCCAGCGTGTTAACACTGACTGTGATCAGTGTGAATCGCTACTATAGCGTCCGATCACCACTGAGAGCTCGCTCCATGTTTACCCGCCGTCGAATCTTGGCGACTGTTGCTGTGGTGTGGATAGTGTCTTCAATCATGTGTGCTCCTATTGCAGTGATGAACCGGCGACAGGATATCAGCTTTGGGACATTTGCCATCTTGGTCTGTCAGGAGGACTGGCCTCAGCATCGCCTTAAACAGGG AtacaatgtgctgctgtttgtgatGCTCTACTGCCTGCCAGTGACCTTTAACCTCACCATAGGCTTCCTAACTGGCAGGCGGCTTTGGGGAGGGAAGAAATCCACTTTTGCCGATCTTGATCCTCGCAGCCAAGCTCTGCACACCTCACGACTCAAAACGCGCCAGAAAATCGCCAAGATGGTGGTGTGTCTGGTGTTGCTGTTTGCAGTGTCCTGGCTTCCGCTCTACTTGGTTGACCTTTGGATTGACTGCAATCAGAGTCCACCGTCTTGGCTCCTACAGACACGTCCGTTTGCCCAGTGGCTGGGCCTGACAAACTCCAGTCTTAACCCCATCTGTTACTGTTTCATAGGGGATCTTTACCGCTCAGCCAAAGTGATACGGATGCGGTACTACCAGAAAGTCGCTGCTCTCTTTGGCTCCTCCTCATTCACCAGCTCAGCTGCAGTGGCGTCTCCTGCCTCAGTGATTACAGACACCAAAGCGACTGTTGCTGAGCACCACCAcattgctgctgttgctgtggcaGCATCTGCACCCATCGTTACAATCCCCAGGCTGCTGAGCTTGGCTAGAGGCCAGGGACTGGGGCAAAAGGTCGGAGACAGTTCAGACAGCCAAGCAGGATCTGACCACAGTATCTCAGACTGGTGTCGGTCCAGTcccagtgtgtgtgacagctccTTGTTCCCGTGCCAGCTCCGCACAATCCAGCACTCCATACAAAGAGCAGACATCCTGCCCACAAGAAGACACTCTGTGAATGAGAACGCAGGATCATTACCTTTAGGAAACGACTTTGTGGAAGTAGACATGCTGCCTTTGAGAAGACATTCGGGGGATAGAATATATGGGTTGTCAGCTGATAAGAGAGACGTCATTACCATTGGCAGAGACGCTCTCTGTTACACTGAGCAACACAGAGGCAGAACATTACAAACCTACACTCTGGTAGGGCACAGGGAGGATGAAAATACTGATATGACCACCCTGTGA